A single Sulfurimonas aquatica DNA region contains:
- a CDS encoding Bax inhibitor-1/YccA family protein, translating into MGLYDRDYARGNSFTSGVQSRDDSQIVSFVKETYKLFAASMMAGAVGAYVGVPLAGTIAAYFWPLFALEIGLLIGLQFVKHKQGINLMVMFGFVFMTGLMLAPLLARTLGMSGGASIIGNAFAMTSVVFGAMSFYAIKTTKDFTSYGKPLMIALFVIIGFSILNIFIGNPMLHVIISGAVVVLFSILVIYDTQNIMRGAYETPIDGAIALYLDFLNIFTALLQLFGIFGSDD; encoded by the coding sequence ATGGGATTATATGATCGTGATTATGCAAGAGGCAACTCGTTTACTTCTGGTGTACAAAGTCGTGATGATTCACAAATAGTATCGTTTGTTAAAGAAACATACAAACTATTTGCTGCTTCTATGATGGCTGGTGCCGTTGGTGCTTATGTTGGTGTTCCTTTAGCTGGAACCATAGCAGCTTATTTTTGGCCGCTATTTGCTTTAGAAATTGGACTATTAATAGGCTTACAGTTTGTTAAACATAAACAAGGGATAAACCTTATGGTTATGTTTGGTTTTGTTTTTATGACAGGACTAATGCTTGCTCCTTTGCTTGCTCGTACACTTGGAATGAGTGGAGGTGCTAGTATTATTGGTAATGCGTTTGCTATGACTTCTGTCGTTTTTGGTGCTATGAGCTTTTATGCTATAAAAACTACTAAAGATTTTACAAGCTATGGAAAACCATTAATGATTGCTCTTTTTGTAATCATCGGTTTTTCTATTCTTAATATCTTTATTGGTAACCCAATGCTTCATGTTATTATCTCTGGAGCTGTTGTTGTACTTTTTAGTATCTTAGTTATCTATGATACACAAAATATTATGAGAGGTGCTTATGAAACACCTATTGATGGAGCTATTGCTCTTTATTTAGATTTTTTAAATATCTTTACTGCGTTATTACAACTATTTGGTATCTTTGGTAGTGACGACTAA